AAATAACAGTTCATGATGCGAAGAATAATTATTGCAGGAGCGTTGGTTTTGTGTGGTGTAGTGGCACAGGCGCAGCAGCAATGGCGTCAGCGGGTTATTACAGATATGAGTCCTGCCATATTGGAAAGGGCTGCCTGGGCAAAACAGGAAGCGCCTGAAACCATTACTGCTGCACAATGTAGCAGGAGTGCGGGCGGCAAACATGATTTTTATTCTGAGGGCGACTACTGGTGGCCTGACCCTAATAATCCCGACGGGCCTTATATTCAGCGCGACGGGCAAAGTAATCCGGAAAATTTTGTGGCGCATCGCCTGGCGATGATACGGTTTAGCCGTATAATGGGTGCCCTGGCTGCAGGCTATATGGCTAGTCAGGATAAAACCTATCTGCAGCAGGCACTCATTCACGCAAAAGCCTGGTTTACTGATGAGGCAACCCGTATGAATCCTAACCTGTTATATGCGCAGGCGATCAAAGGAAAAGCTACTGGCAGGGGAATCGGTATCATCGATACCATTCAGCTGCTGGAAGTGGTACAGGCATTGAAGATCATGGAAAAAGCCGGTGCAATACCGCCAGCAGACCTGGCTGCCATTAAACACTGGTTTGAAGAATACCTGCAGTGGCTGACCACACATCCGTACGGAAAGGATGAAATGAATGCTGCCAACAACCACGGTACCTGCTGGGTAATGCAGGTAGCGGAGTTCAGCAGTTTTGTAAAAAATGATACACTGACAGCGTTTTGTATCAAACGTTATAAAGAAGTGTTGTTGCCTGCCCAGATGGCTGCTGATGGCAGTTTCCCGCTGGAGCTGAAACGCACAAAACCTTATGGTTATTCCCTTTTCAACCTGGATGCCATGAGTACTTTATGCCAGATATTAAGCACACCAAAGGATAATCTCTGGAAATTTACAGCAGATAAAGTGAAGACTATTTCCAAAGGTATTGCGTGGATGTATCCGTATGTAAAGGACAAGAACAGCTGGCCTTTTGCGCATGATGTGATGTATTGGGAAAACTGGCCGGTGGCGCAACCGTTTCTGATCTTCGGTGCGGCGGCTTATAACAACACTGATTATTATCGCACCTGGCTAAGATTAGACCATGACCCGCAGGTAGAAGAGGTGCTGAGAAATCTACCGGTAAGGAATCCGCTGATATGGTTATAAATTGATGAAAATATCGCCGGTTTTTTCAGATTTCTGCAAAAACCGGCCATCTCTGCCAGTCTGGATTGCCAAATCGTTAAATCTTAATGTATTTGTTTTTTTAATCATGTTTATGGGTAACTTTAAAGTCTATGCAAAAACTTTAGAGTATGAGTTGGATGGACGACCTCTATGTAATCTATCAGAAGCTGGATGCTACCGGCTGTACAGAGGTAAAAAAAGAAATTTTGAAAGCCCAGTTGAATGGGTGTAGTGGTGGTACGATTTATTATCTGGTGCTGCAACAGTTAGTACATATTAAACAGGAGAAGGCTTCTGTTTATGAATTGATAAAGGGTGAAGCAGAGAGCATTATACATTGCAGTAATCGCTTCGTTAGTTAGTTTTCAGTTCCTCAATCAGCTTCTGCACTTTCAGATAATTAGGTGCACTTTCAGGTATTTTCAGCAGCCACTCCAGGCATTCCTGTTTATTACCTTCTTTCAGGTAGCTTAACGCTATATAAA
The Chitinophaga sp. Cy-1792 genome window above contains:
- a CDS encoding alginate lyase family protein, producing the protein MMRRIIIAGALVLCGVVAQAQQQWRQRVITDMSPAILERAAWAKQEAPETITAAQCSRSAGGKHDFYSEGDYWWPDPNNPDGPYIQRDGQSNPENFVAHRLAMIRFSRIMGALAAGYMASQDKTYLQQALIHAKAWFTDEATRMNPNLLYAQAIKGKATGRGIGIIDTIQLLEVVQALKIMEKAGAIPPADLAAIKHWFEEYLQWLTTHPYGKDEMNAANNHGTCWVMQVAEFSSFVKNDTLTAFCIKRYKEVLLPAQMAADGSFPLELKRTKPYGYSLFNLDAMSTLCQILSTPKDNLWKFTADKVKTISKGIAWMYPYVKDKNSWPFAHDVMYWENWPVAQPFLIFGAAAYNNTDYYRTWLRLDHDPQVEEVLRNLPVRNPLIWL